A DNA window from Halorubrum sp. DM2 contains the following coding sequences:
- a CDS encoding MBL fold metallo-hydrolase — translation MRAGEFEPVRGVDDLYVHDTGMFETDEYGAVYVYDAERPIVIDTGTGANREALFETIEQIGIGREELAWILPTHAHLDHAGGAGYLAERFPNAEVRVPEKGVRHLVDPGALVAGTKSAVEEQWVHYAEPKPVPDDRIEGVSEGDRIDLGDRELVVRDAPGHAPHHAVYHDPDAEVVFSADAAGIYVPDIDAVTPTSPPPQFDFEQCLDDIRLIEDLDPDIVCFGHFGPRECDADLIGEAKRAFVEWVERVRQKRAELDDDEAVVDHFEAASRDIDYWNPERARANTSLNTRGVLTYLDRVDDEE, via the coding sequence ATGCGCGCTGGCGAGTTCGAACCGGTTCGCGGCGTCGACGACCTGTACGTCCACGACACCGGCATGTTCGAGACCGACGAGTACGGCGCGGTGTACGTGTACGACGCGGAGCGACCGATCGTGATCGACACCGGGACGGGGGCGAACCGGGAGGCCCTCTTCGAGACCATCGAGCAGATCGGGATCGGTCGCGAGGAACTCGCGTGGATCCTCCCGACCCACGCCCACCTCGACCACGCCGGCGGGGCGGGGTACCTCGCGGAGCGCTTCCCGAACGCGGAGGTCCGCGTGCCCGAGAAGGGGGTCCGACACCTCGTCGACCCCGGGGCGCTCGTCGCCGGCACCAAGTCGGCGGTCGAAGAGCAGTGGGTACACTACGCGGAGCCGAAACCGGTCCCCGACGACCGGATCGAGGGGGTGAGCGAGGGCGACCGGATCGACCTCGGCGACCGCGAACTCGTCGTCCGCGACGCCCCGGGCCACGCCCCGCACCACGCCGTCTACCACGACCCCGACGCCGAGGTCGTGTTCTCCGCCGACGCCGCCGGGATCTACGTCCCGGATATCGACGCCGTGACCCCGACGTCGCCGCCGCCGCAGTTCGACTTCGAGCAGTGTCTCGACGACATCCGGCTGATCGAGGACCTCGACCCGGATATCGTCTGTTTCGGCCACTTCGGGCCGCGGGAGTGCGACGCGGACCTGATCGGCGAGGCGAAGCGGGCGTTCGTCGAGTGGGTGGAGCGGGTCCGGCAGAAGCGCGCCGAACTCGACGACGACGAGGCGGTCGTCGACCACTTCGAGGCGGCGAGCCGCGACATCGACTACTGGAACCCCGAGCGGGCCCGGGCGAACACGAGCCTGAACACACGGGGCGTGTTGACGTACCTCGATCGGGTCGACGACGAGGAGTGA
- a CDS encoding NAD(P)H-binding protein, with translation MRVLVTGATGFVGSRLVPTLLARGHDVVALVRDADGYAAPDGVAVVEGDLLEPDTLPPAFELDGETVDAAYYLVHSMDGGPGYEERDRNCATNFAAAASAAGIDRIVYLGGLGEDRDELSEHLRSRREVERILADGDPALTTLRAAIIIGAGSASFEVIAGLARRLPVMVTPKWVDTLCQPIAIADVVAYLAGVLDVPETAGETFEIGGPEVLTYAEILRRTRRQLGGGLRIVRVPVLSPGLSARWLRLVTDVNPYLAQSLVEGLRNTVIVEDDRIGEFVSVELTPFELGVARALTDSRNAEGSRLSALPGVSP, from the coding sequence ATGCGAGTGCTCGTCACCGGCGCGACCGGATTCGTCGGGAGTCGGCTCGTCCCGACGCTCCTCGCGCGCGGCCACGACGTGGTCGCGCTCGTCCGCGACGCCGACGGCTACGCAGCGCCCGACGGCGTCGCCGTCGTCGAGGGCGACCTGCTGGAACCGGACACGCTGCCGCCCGCGTTCGAACTCGACGGAGAGACCGTCGACGCCGCGTACTACCTCGTCCACTCGATGGACGGCGGCCCGGGCTACGAGGAGCGCGACCGGAACTGCGCGACCAACTTCGCCGCGGCCGCGTCGGCCGCGGGGATCGACCGGATCGTCTACCTCGGCGGTCTCGGCGAGGACCGCGACGAACTCTCCGAACACCTCCGGTCGCGACGGGAGGTGGAGCGGATCCTCGCGGACGGCGACCCGGCGCTCACGACGCTCCGGGCCGCGATCATCATCGGCGCCGGGAGTGCCAGCTTCGAGGTGATCGCCGGGCTCGCGAGACGCCTCCCGGTGATGGTCACCCCGAAGTGGGTCGACACGCTGTGCCAGCCGATCGCGATAGCTGACGTGGTCGCGTACCTCGCGGGCGTCCTCGACGTCCCCGAGACCGCGGGCGAGACGTTCGAGATCGGCGGCCCTGAGGTGTTGACCTACGCCGAGATACTCCGCCGGACGAGACGCCAGCTCGGCGGCGGGCTCCGGATTGTCAGGGTGCCCGTGTTGAGTCCCGGGCTGTCGGCGCGGTGGCTCCGACTGGTCACCGACGTGAACCCGTACCTCGCTCAGTCGCTCGTCGAAGGGCTCCGGAACACCGTCATCGTCGAGGACGATCGGATCGGGGAGTTCGTGTCGGTCGAGTTGACGCCCTTCGAACTCGGCGTCGCGCGGGCGCTGACCGACTCGCGAAACGCCGAGGGGTCGCGGCTGAGCGCGCTCCCCGGGGTCTCGCCGTGA